The Acanthochromis polyacanthus isolate Apoly-LR-REF ecotype Palm Island chromosome 5, KAUST_Apoly_ChrSc, whole genome shotgun sequence genome includes a window with the following:
- the st3gal8 gene encoding ST3 beta-galactoside alpha-2,3-sialyltransferase 8 produces MLLRRKLCVVVVIAAILFLMLASQSIQRRHFLPVSANSRATPTDRGSVVAATAPPAVQNKKLTLPPPITTRFEAQEKKEVKEEKSQYAQRPCSCLESCISDLDGSDWFSQRYDPEQQPILRETNNNFDPAALKWWLALQRSSKDQTLESVMSEMFQVISPPTMDFKPLPSKCRSCAVVGNSGNLRQSGNGNLIDSHDSVIRMNKAVTRGFEKDVGNRTTHHFLYPESAVDVGHGVSLVLLPFKLRDLEWLTSALSTGQVKMTYMRVRDRVQADKDKVLVVNPVFFKYVHDQWTEHHGRYPSTGMLAIIFALHICDQVSVFGYGADKLGNWHHYWEENRYAGAFRKTGVHSADFETEVIHRLAKDGKISLHL; encoded by the exons ATGTTGTTGAGAAGGAAGCTGTGCGTTGTCGTGGTGATCGCTGCCATCCTCTTCCTCATGCTCGCCAGTCAGAGCATCCAGAGGAGACACTTCCTCCCAGTGTCGGCCAACAGCCGGGCCACGCCCACCGACAGGGGCTCAG TGGTCGCAGCCACAGCACCTCCTGCTGTCCAGAACAAAAAACTGACCCTCCCTCCCCCTATCACCACCCGGTTTGAGGCCcaggagaagaaggaggttAAGGAGGAGAAGTCCCAGTACGCCCAGAG GCCCTGCAGTTGTCTTGAGTCCTGCATCTCAGACCTGGATGGGTCGGACTGGTTCAGCCAGAGATACGACCCAGAACAGCAGCCGATCCTCCGAGAGACCAACAACAACTTTGACCCTGCTGCTCTGAAATGGTGGCTG GCTCTTCAGCGATCCAGCaaagaccagactttagagagCGTGATGTCAGAGATGTTCCAGGTCATTTCCCCACCCACTATGGACTTCAAGCCCCTCCCCTCCAAATGCCGTAGTTGTGCGGTGGTCGGCAACTCTGGCAACCTGCGGCAGTCTGGAAACGGCAACTTGATCGATTCTCACGACTCCGTGATCCG GATGAACAAAGCGGTGACTCGAGGGTTTGAGAAGGATGTCGGGAATCGGACAACACATCACTTCCTGTACCCGGAGAGCGCGGTGGACGTGGGCCACGGCGTCAGCCTCGTCCTGCTGCCGTTCAAACTCAGAGACTTGGAGTGGCTGACCAGCGCTCTGTCCACCGGCCAGGTCAAAAT gaccTACATGAGGGTGAGAGACCGAGTGCAGGCCGATAAAGACAAG GTTCTGGTGGTGAACCCGGTGTTCTTTAAGTACGTTCACGATCAGTGGACGGAGCATCACGGTCGCTACCCGTCCACCGGCATGCTGGCCATCATCTTCGCTCTGCACATCTGCGACCAG gTGTCTGTGTTCGGTTATGGTGCCGACAAACTGGGGAACTGGCATCACTACTGGGAGGAGAATCGCTACGCCGGAGCCTTCAGGAAAACCGGCGTCCACAGCGCCGACTTTGAGACGGAGGTAATCCACCGACTCGCCAAGGATGGCAAGATCAGCCTCCACCTGTGA